A stretch of the Hippocampus zosterae strain Florida chromosome 18, ASM2543408v3, whole genome shotgun sequence genome encodes the following:
- the LOC127591165 gene encoding glutamate receptor ionotropic, NMDA 1 isoform X5 codes for MARARRSTKRACTAVRTKDSDRLARSALRRKVGVIVPRVAHTLHEALQIPWARTFFSGERVALPSRSCSSRAACTRERSARAGGFSLTVLLAQTMKLFLLAVVVWCSCARAGCEPKIVNIGAVLSQKRYEQVFKDAVTQANQVYGRDKFKLTAISVTHKPNAIQMALSVCEDLISSQVYAILVSHPPQSNDHLTPTPVSYTAGFYRIPVVGLTTRMSIYSDKSIHLSFLRTVPPYSHQAHVWFDLMREFNWNHIILIVSDDHEGRAAQKRLETLLEERETKNKKRNYENLDQLSYDNKRGPKAEKVLQFSQETNLTALLLEAKELEARVIILSASEEDAAAVYKAARFLNMTGSGYVWLVGEREMSGKALSEAPDGLIGLQLINGKNESAHINDAVAVVAQSVQELFEKENITEPPRGCVGNTNIWKTGPLFKRVLMSSKYPEGLTGRVEFNDDGDRKYAHYSILNYQKSRLIQVGVYNGTQVVMNNQRKIIWPGGETEKPQGFQMSTRLKIVTIHQEPFVYVKPTMPDGTCKEEMTLNGVLIKKVICTGPNETIPGNTSGRPIVPQCCYGFCIDLLIKLAMTMNFTYEVHLVADGKFGTQERVNNSNKKEWNGMMGELLGGLADMIVAPLTINNERAQYIEFSKPFKYQGLTILVKKEIPRSTLDSFMQPFQSTLWLLVGLSVHVVAVMLYLLDRFSPFGRFKVNSEEEEEDALTLSSAMWFSWGVLLNSGIGEGAPRSFSARILGMVWAGFAMIIVASYTANLAAFLVLDRPEERITGINDPRLRNPSDKFIYATVKQSSVDIYFRRQVELSTMYRHMEKHNYESAAEAIQAVRDNKLHAFIWDSAVLEFEASQKCDLVTTGELFFRSGFGIGMRKDSPWKQNVSLAILSSHENGFMEDLDKTWVRYQECDSRSNAPATLTFENMAGVFMLVAGGIAAGIFLIFIEIAYKRHKDARRKQMQLAFAAVNVWRKNLQDRKSGRAEPDPKKKASFRSISTTLASSIKRRRSSKDTYPPTDITGQLNLSDPSVSTVV; via the exons ATGGCGAGAGCGCGCAGGAGCACCAAGCGCGCGTGCACAGCTGTCAGGACCAAGGACAGCGACCGCTTAGCCCGGAGCGCCCTGCGACGGAAAGTCGGCGTGATCGTCCCCCGAGTGGCTCACACGCTTCACGAGGCACTGCAGATCCCGTGGGCGAGGACGTTTTTCAGCGGAGAAAG AGTCGCGCTGCCGTCCAGAAGCTGCTCGAGCCGAGCCGCCTGCACCAGGGAGAGAAGTGCGCGGGCGGGGGGCTTCAGTTTGACGGTGCTGCTGGCGCAAACGATGAAGCTCTTTCTGCTGGCGGTGGTCGTCTGGTGCTCGTGCGCGCGGGCCGGCTGCGAACCGAAAATCGTCAACATCGGCGCCGTCCTCAGCCAGAAGAGGTACGAGCAGGTCTTCAAGGATGCCGTCACCCAAGCCAACCAAGTCTATGGACGGGATAAATTTAAGCTCACGGCCATCTCCGTCACGCATAAACCCAACGCCATTCAGATGGCCCTGTCCGTATGCGAGGACCTCATCTCCAGTCAG GTCTACGCCATCCTGGTGAGTCACCCGCCCCAGTCCAATGACCACCTGACTCCGACACCTGTCTCCTACACCGCAGGCTTCTACCGCATCCCCGTGGTGGGGCTCACCACTCGCATGTCTATTTACTCAGACAAG AGTATCCATCTGTCCTTCCTGAGGACCGTGCCCCCCTACTCGCACCAAGCGCACGTGTGGTTTGACCTGATGCGCGAGTTCAACTGGAACCACATCATCCTGATCGTGAGCGATGACCACGAGGGCCGAGCTGCTCAGAAGAGGCTGGAGACGCTCCTGGAGGAGAGAGAAACCAAG aataaaaaaaggaaCTATGAAAACCTCGACCAACTGTCCTATGACAACAAGCGAGGACCTAAG GCAGAGAAAGTCCTCCAGTTCAGCCAGGAGACTAACTTAACGGCCCTGCTGCTCGAGGCCAAAGAACTGGAGGCCCGAGTCATCATCCTTTCCGCCAG CGAGGAAGACGCCGCCGCGGTGTACAAGGCCGCCCGCTTCCTCAACATGACGGGCTCGGGCTACGTGTGGCTGGTGGGCGAGCGGGAGATGTCGGGTAAAGCGCTGAGTGAGGCGCCAGACG GTTTGATCGGCCTGCAGCTCATCAACGGCAAGAACGAGTCGGCTCATATCAATGACGCGGTGGCGGTTGTGGCCCAGTCGGTCCAAGAGCTCTTTGAGAAGGAAAATATCACTGAGCCACCAAGAGGATGCGTGGGCAACACCAACATCTGGAAAACGGGACCTCTATTCAAAAG GGTGCTCATGTCATCGAAATACCCGGAGGGGCTCACAGGACGTGTGGAGTTCAATGACGACGGAGACAGGAAGTATGCCCACTACAGCATTCTCAACTACCAGAAGAGTCGACTCATTCAAGTGGGCGTTTATAATGGGACGCAG GTGGTCATGAACAATCAGCGTAAGATTATCTGGCCCGGCGGGGAGACGGAAAAACCACAAGGCTTCCAGATGTCGACTCGATTGAAG ATAGTGACAATACACCAGGAGCCATTTGTTTACGTGAAACCCACAATGCCGGACGGAACGTGCAAGGAGGAAATGACATTAAATGGAGTCTTAATTAAAAAGGTTATCTGCACTGGGCCCAATGAGACCATCCCAGGTAACACAT CAGGACGCCCAATCGTGCCGCAGTGTTGTTATGGATTCTGCATTGATCTGCTGATCAAGCTGGCTATGACCATGAACTTTACCTACGAGGTTCATCTGGTGGCTGATGGGAAATTCGGAACGCAGGAGCGG GTGAACAACAGTAACAAGAAAGAATGGAATGGCATGATGGGAGAGCTCCTGGGGGGCCTGGCTGACATGATTGTTGCCCCGCTGACGATAAACAACGAACGAGCCCAGTACATTGAGTTCTCCAAACCCTTCAAATATCAAGGTCTCACGATTCTCGTGAAAAAG GAAATCCCTCGCAGTACACTGGACTCGTTCATGCAGCCGTTTCAAAGTACTCTGTGGCTGCTGGTGGGTCTTTCGGTACATGTGGTGGCGGTGATGCTTTACCTACTAGACCGGTTCAG cCCCTTTGGAAGATTTAAAGTCAacagtgaagaagaagaggaagatgcCCTCACCTTGTCATCTGCCATGTGGTTCTCCTGGGGAGTGCTTCTGAACTCTGGAATTGGAGAAG GTGCACCACGCAGCTTTTCAGCGAGAATTCTTGGTATGGTGTGGGCTGGCTTTGCCATGATCATTGTGGCTTCCTATACTGCCAACTTGGCTGCTTTCCTGGTGCTGGACCGGCCTGAGGAGCGCATCACCGGCATCAATGACCCAAGG CTCAGAAACCCATCGGACAAGTTCATCTACGCCACGGTGAAGCAAAGCTCCGTGGACATCTACTTCCGGCGGCAGGTGGAGCTTAGCACCATGTACCGCCACATGGAAAAGCACAACTATGAGAGTGCCGCCGAGGCCATCCAGGCAGTGCGTGACAA cAAGCTGCATGCTTTCATCTGGGACTCTGCGGTGCTGGAGTTTGAAGCCTCGCAGAAGTGCGACCTGGTGACCACGGGAGAGCTGTTTTTCCGTTCGGGCTTTGGCATAGGCATGCGCAAGGACAGCCCCTGGAAACAGAATGTGTCCCTGGCCATTCTCAG TTCTCATGAGAACGGCTTCATGGAAGACCTAGATAAAACCTGGGTGAGATACCAGGAGTGTGACTCGAGGAGCAATGCCCCAGCCACACTCACCTTTGAAAACATGGCAG GAGTCTTCATGCTTGTGGCTGGTGGCATAGCGGCAGGGatcttcctcatcttcatcgAAATAGCCTACAAGCGCCATAAAGACGCCCGCAGGAAGCAGATGCAGCTCGCCTTTGCGGCCGTTAACGTTTGGAGGAAGAACCTGCAG gaTAGAAAAAGTGGTAGAGCAGAGCCCGACCCCAAAAAGAAAGCCTCTTTTAGGTCCATCAGTACCACCCTGGCCTCCAGCATCAAGAGACGTAGGTCCTCCAAAGACACG TACCCACCAACTGACATCACGGGACAACTCAATTTGTCCGACCCCTCCGTCAGCACCGTGGTGTAG
- the LOC127591165 gene encoding glutamate receptor ionotropic, NMDA 1 isoform X8 codes for MARARRSTKRACTAVRTKDSDRLARSALRRKVGVIVPRVAHTLHEALQIPWARTFFSGERVALPSRSCSSRAACTRERSARAGGFSLTVLLAQTMKLFLLAVVVWCSCARAGCEPKIVNIGAVLSQKRYEQVFKDAVTQANQVYGRDKFKLTAISVTHKPNAIQMALSVCEDLISSQVYAILVSHPPQSNDHLTPTPVSYTAGFYRIPVVGLTTRMSIYSDKSIHLSFLRTVPPYSHQAHVWFDLMREFNWNHIILIVSDDHEGRAAQKRLETLLEERETKAEKVLQFSQETNLTALLLEAKELEARVIILSASEEDAAAVYKAARFLNMTGSGYVWLVGEREMSGKALSEAPDGLIGLQLINGKNESAHINDAVAVVAQSVQELFEKENITEPPRGCVGNTNIWKTGPLFKRVLMSSKYPEGLTGRVEFNDDGDRKYAHYSILNYQKSRLIQVGVYNGTQVVMNNQRKIIWPGGETEKPQGFQMSTRLKIVTIHQEPFVYVKPTMPDGTCKEEMTLNGVLIKKVICTGPNETIPGRPIVPQCCYGFCIDLLIKLAMTMNFTYEVHLVADGKFGTQERVNNSNKKEWNGMMGELLGGLADMIVAPLTINNERAQYIEFSKPFKYQGLTILVKKEIPRSTLDSFMQPFQSTLWLLVGLSVHVVAVMLYLLDRFSPFGRFKVNSEEEEEDALTLSSAMWFSWGVLLNSGIGEGAPRSFSARILGMVWAGFAMIIVASYTANLAAFLVLDRPEERITGINDPRLRNPSDKFIYATVKQSSVDIYFRRQVELSTMYRHMEKHNYESAAEAIQAVRDNKLHAFIWDSAVLEFEASQKCDLVTTGELFFRSGFGIGMRKDSPWKQNVSLAILSSHENGFMEDLDKTWVRYQECDSRSNAPATLTFENMAGVFMLVAGGIAAGIFLIFIEIAYKRHKDARRKQMQLAFAAVNVWRKNLQPSSSLETQDDRKSGRAEPDPKKKASFRSISTTLASSIKRRRSSKDTQYPPTDITGQLNLSDPSVSTVV; via the exons ATGGCGAGAGCGCGCAGGAGCACCAAGCGCGCGTGCACAGCTGTCAGGACCAAGGACAGCGACCGCTTAGCCCGGAGCGCCCTGCGACGGAAAGTCGGCGTGATCGTCCCCCGAGTGGCTCACACGCTTCACGAGGCACTGCAGATCCCGTGGGCGAGGACGTTTTTCAGCGGAGAAAG AGTCGCGCTGCCGTCCAGAAGCTGCTCGAGCCGAGCCGCCTGCACCAGGGAGAGAAGTGCGCGGGCGGGGGGCTTCAGTTTGACGGTGCTGCTGGCGCAAACGATGAAGCTCTTTCTGCTGGCGGTGGTCGTCTGGTGCTCGTGCGCGCGGGCCGGCTGCGAACCGAAAATCGTCAACATCGGCGCCGTCCTCAGCCAGAAGAGGTACGAGCAGGTCTTCAAGGATGCCGTCACCCAAGCCAACCAAGTCTATGGACGGGATAAATTTAAGCTCACGGCCATCTCCGTCACGCATAAACCCAACGCCATTCAGATGGCCCTGTCCGTATGCGAGGACCTCATCTCCAGTCAG GTCTACGCCATCCTGGTGAGTCACCCGCCCCAGTCCAATGACCACCTGACTCCGACACCTGTCTCCTACACCGCAGGCTTCTACCGCATCCCCGTGGTGGGGCTCACCACTCGCATGTCTATTTACTCAGACAAG AGTATCCATCTGTCCTTCCTGAGGACCGTGCCCCCCTACTCGCACCAAGCGCACGTGTGGTTTGACCTGATGCGCGAGTTCAACTGGAACCACATCATCCTGATCGTGAGCGATGACCACGAGGGCCGAGCTGCTCAGAAGAGGCTGGAGACGCTCCTGGAGGAGAGAGAAACCAAG GCAGAGAAAGTCCTCCAGTTCAGCCAGGAGACTAACTTAACGGCCCTGCTGCTCGAGGCCAAAGAACTGGAGGCCCGAGTCATCATCCTTTCCGCCAG CGAGGAAGACGCCGCCGCGGTGTACAAGGCCGCCCGCTTCCTCAACATGACGGGCTCGGGCTACGTGTGGCTGGTGGGCGAGCGGGAGATGTCGGGTAAAGCGCTGAGTGAGGCGCCAGACG GTTTGATCGGCCTGCAGCTCATCAACGGCAAGAACGAGTCGGCTCATATCAATGACGCGGTGGCGGTTGTGGCCCAGTCGGTCCAAGAGCTCTTTGAGAAGGAAAATATCACTGAGCCACCAAGAGGATGCGTGGGCAACACCAACATCTGGAAAACGGGACCTCTATTCAAAAG GGTGCTCATGTCATCGAAATACCCGGAGGGGCTCACAGGACGTGTGGAGTTCAATGACGACGGAGACAGGAAGTATGCCCACTACAGCATTCTCAACTACCAGAAGAGTCGACTCATTCAAGTGGGCGTTTATAATGGGACGCAG GTGGTCATGAACAATCAGCGTAAGATTATCTGGCCCGGCGGGGAGACGGAAAAACCACAAGGCTTCCAGATGTCGACTCGATTGAAG ATAGTGACAATACACCAGGAGCCATTTGTTTACGTGAAACCCACAATGCCGGACGGAACGTGCAAGGAGGAAATGACATTAAATGGAGTCTTAATTAAAAAGGTTATCTGCACTGGGCCCAATGAGACCATCCCAG GACGCCCAATCGTGCCGCAGTGTTGTTATGGATTCTGCATTGATCTGCTGATCAAGCTGGCTATGACCATGAACTTTACCTACGAGGTTCATCTGGTGGCTGATGGGAAATTCGGAACGCAGGAGCGG GTGAACAACAGTAACAAGAAAGAATGGAATGGCATGATGGGAGAGCTCCTGGGGGGCCTGGCTGACATGATTGTTGCCCCGCTGACGATAAACAACGAACGAGCCCAGTACATTGAGTTCTCCAAACCCTTCAAATATCAAGGTCTCACGATTCTCGTGAAAAAG GAAATCCCTCGCAGTACACTGGACTCGTTCATGCAGCCGTTTCAAAGTACTCTGTGGCTGCTGGTGGGTCTTTCGGTACATGTGGTGGCGGTGATGCTTTACCTACTAGACCGGTTCAG cCCCTTTGGAAGATTTAAAGTCAacagtgaagaagaagaggaagatgcCCTCACCTTGTCATCTGCCATGTGGTTCTCCTGGGGAGTGCTTCTGAACTCTGGAATTGGAGAAG GTGCACCACGCAGCTTTTCAGCGAGAATTCTTGGTATGGTGTGGGCTGGCTTTGCCATGATCATTGTGGCTTCCTATACTGCCAACTTGGCTGCTTTCCTGGTGCTGGACCGGCCTGAGGAGCGCATCACCGGCATCAATGACCCAAGG CTCAGAAACCCATCGGACAAGTTCATCTACGCCACGGTGAAGCAAAGCTCCGTGGACATCTACTTCCGGCGGCAGGTGGAGCTTAGCACCATGTACCGCCACATGGAAAAGCACAACTATGAGAGTGCCGCCGAGGCCATCCAGGCAGTGCGTGACAA cAAGCTGCATGCTTTCATCTGGGACTCTGCGGTGCTGGAGTTTGAAGCCTCGCAGAAGTGCGACCTGGTGACCACGGGAGAGCTGTTTTTCCGTTCGGGCTTTGGCATAGGCATGCGCAAGGACAGCCCCTGGAAACAGAATGTGTCCCTGGCCATTCTCAG TTCTCATGAGAACGGCTTCATGGAAGACCTAGATAAAACCTGGGTGAGATACCAGGAGTGTGACTCGAGGAGCAATGCCCCAGCCACACTCACCTTTGAAAACATGGCAG GAGTCTTCATGCTTGTGGCTGGTGGCATAGCGGCAGGGatcttcctcatcttcatcgAAATAGCCTACAAGCGCCATAAAGACGCCCGCAGGAAGCAGATGCAGCTCGCCTTTGCGGCCGTTAACGTTTGGAGGAAGAACCTGCAG CCATCTTCCTCTCTAGAGACTCAGGAT gaTAGAAAAAGTGGTAGAGCAGAGCCCGACCCCAAAAAGAAAGCCTCTTTTAGGTCCATCAGTACCACCCTGGCCTCCAGCATCAAGAGACGTAGGTCCTCCAAAGACACG CAGTACCCACCAACTGACATCACGGGACAACTCAATTTGTCCGACCCCTCCGTCAGCACCGTGGTGTAG
- the LOC127591165 gene encoding glutamate receptor ionotropic, NMDA 1 isoform X4, with amino-acid sequence MARARRSTKRACTAVRTKDSDRLARSALRRKVGVIVPRVAHTLHEALQIPWARTFFSGERVALPSRSCSSRAACTRERSARAGGFSLTVLLAQTMKLFLLAVVVWCSCARAGCEPKIVNIGAVLSQKRYEQVFKDAVTQANQVYGRDKFKLTAISVTHKPNAIQMALSVCEDLISSQVYAILVSHPPQSNDHLTPTPVSYTAGFYRIPVVGLTTRMSIYSDKSIHLSFLRTVPPYSHQAHVWFDLMREFNWNHIILIVSDDHEGRAAQKRLETLLEERETKNKKRNYENLDQLSYDNKRGPKAEKVLQFSQETNLTALLLEAKELEARVIILSASEEDAAAVYKAARFLNMTGSGYVWLVGEREMSGKALSEAPDGLIGLQLINGKNESAHINDAVAVVAQSVQELFEKENITEPPRGCVGNTNIWKTGPLFKRVLMSSKYPEGLTGRVEFNDDGDRKYAHYSILNYQKSRLIQVGVYNGTQVVMNNQRKIIWPGGETEKPQGFQMSTRLKIVTIHQEPFVYVKPTMPDGTCKEEMTLNGVLIKKVICTGPNETIPGNTSGRPIVPQCCYGFCIDLLIKLAMTMNFTYEVHLVADGKFGTQERVNNSNKKEWNGMMGELLGGLADMIVAPLTINNERAQYIEFSKPFKYQGLTILVKKEIPRSTLDSFMQPFQSTLWLLVGLSVHVVAVMLYLLDRFSPFGRFKVNSEEEEEDALTLSSAMWFSWGVLLNSGIGEGAPRSFSARILGMVWAGFAMIIVASYTANLAAFLVLDRPEERITGINDPRLRNPSDKFIYATVKQSSVDIYFRRQVELSTMYRHMEKHNYESAAEAIQAVRDNKLHAFIWDSAVLEFEASQKCDLVTTGELFFRSGFGIGMRKDSPWKQNVSLAILSSHENGFMEDLDKTWVRYQECDSRSNAPATLTFENMAGVFMLVAGGIAAGIFLIFIEIAYKRHKDARRKQMQLAFAAVNVWRKNLQDRKSGRAEPDPKKKASFRSISTTLASSIKRRRSSKDTQYPPTDITGQLNLSDPSVSTVV; translated from the exons ATGGCGAGAGCGCGCAGGAGCACCAAGCGCGCGTGCACAGCTGTCAGGACCAAGGACAGCGACCGCTTAGCCCGGAGCGCCCTGCGACGGAAAGTCGGCGTGATCGTCCCCCGAGTGGCTCACACGCTTCACGAGGCACTGCAGATCCCGTGGGCGAGGACGTTTTTCAGCGGAGAAAG AGTCGCGCTGCCGTCCAGAAGCTGCTCGAGCCGAGCCGCCTGCACCAGGGAGAGAAGTGCGCGGGCGGGGGGCTTCAGTTTGACGGTGCTGCTGGCGCAAACGATGAAGCTCTTTCTGCTGGCGGTGGTCGTCTGGTGCTCGTGCGCGCGGGCCGGCTGCGAACCGAAAATCGTCAACATCGGCGCCGTCCTCAGCCAGAAGAGGTACGAGCAGGTCTTCAAGGATGCCGTCACCCAAGCCAACCAAGTCTATGGACGGGATAAATTTAAGCTCACGGCCATCTCCGTCACGCATAAACCCAACGCCATTCAGATGGCCCTGTCCGTATGCGAGGACCTCATCTCCAGTCAG GTCTACGCCATCCTGGTGAGTCACCCGCCCCAGTCCAATGACCACCTGACTCCGACACCTGTCTCCTACACCGCAGGCTTCTACCGCATCCCCGTGGTGGGGCTCACCACTCGCATGTCTATTTACTCAGACAAG AGTATCCATCTGTCCTTCCTGAGGACCGTGCCCCCCTACTCGCACCAAGCGCACGTGTGGTTTGACCTGATGCGCGAGTTCAACTGGAACCACATCATCCTGATCGTGAGCGATGACCACGAGGGCCGAGCTGCTCAGAAGAGGCTGGAGACGCTCCTGGAGGAGAGAGAAACCAAG aataaaaaaaggaaCTATGAAAACCTCGACCAACTGTCCTATGACAACAAGCGAGGACCTAAG GCAGAGAAAGTCCTCCAGTTCAGCCAGGAGACTAACTTAACGGCCCTGCTGCTCGAGGCCAAAGAACTGGAGGCCCGAGTCATCATCCTTTCCGCCAG CGAGGAAGACGCCGCCGCGGTGTACAAGGCCGCCCGCTTCCTCAACATGACGGGCTCGGGCTACGTGTGGCTGGTGGGCGAGCGGGAGATGTCGGGTAAAGCGCTGAGTGAGGCGCCAGACG GTTTGATCGGCCTGCAGCTCATCAACGGCAAGAACGAGTCGGCTCATATCAATGACGCGGTGGCGGTTGTGGCCCAGTCGGTCCAAGAGCTCTTTGAGAAGGAAAATATCACTGAGCCACCAAGAGGATGCGTGGGCAACACCAACATCTGGAAAACGGGACCTCTATTCAAAAG GGTGCTCATGTCATCGAAATACCCGGAGGGGCTCACAGGACGTGTGGAGTTCAATGACGACGGAGACAGGAAGTATGCCCACTACAGCATTCTCAACTACCAGAAGAGTCGACTCATTCAAGTGGGCGTTTATAATGGGACGCAG GTGGTCATGAACAATCAGCGTAAGATTATCTGGCCCGGCGGGGAGACGGAAAAACCACAAGGCTTCCAGATGTCGACTCGATTGAAG ATAGTGACAATACACCAGGAGCCATTTGTTTACGTGAAACCCACAATGCCGGACGGAACGTGCAAGGAGGAAATGACATTAAATGGAGTCTTAATTAAAAAGGTTATCTGCACTGGGCCCAATGAGACCATCCCAGGTAACACAT CAGGACGCCCAATCGTGCCGCAGTGTTGTTATGGATTCTGCATTGATCTGCTGATCAAGCTGGCTATGACCATGAACTTTACCTACGAGGTTCATCTGGTGGCTGATGGGAAATTCGGAACGCAGGAGCGG GTGAACAACAGTAACAAGAAAGAATGGAATGGCATGATGGGAGAGCTCCTGGGGGGCCTGGCTGACATGATTGTTGCCCCGCTGACGATAAACAACGAACGAGCCCAGTACATTGAGTTCTCCAAACCCTTCAAATATCAAGGTCTCACGATTCTCGTGAAAAAG GAAATCCCTCGCAGTACACTGGACTCGTTCATGCAGCCGTTTCAAAGTACTCTGTGGCTGCTGGTGGGTCTTTCGGTACATGTGGTGGCGGTGATGCTTTACCTACTAGACCGGTTCAG cCCCTTTGGAAGATTTAAAGTCAacagtgaagaagaagaggaagatgcCCTCACCTTGTCATCTGCCATGTGGTTCTCCTGGGGAGTGCTTCTGAACTCTGGAATTGGAGAAG GTGCACCACGCAGCTTTTCAGCGAGAATTCTTGGTATGGTGTGGGCTGGCTTTGCCATGATCATTGTGGCTTCCTATACTGCCAACTTGGCTGCTTTCCTGGTGCTGGACCGGCCTGAGGAGCGCATCACCGGCATCAATGACCCAAGG CTCAGAAACCCATCGGACAAGTTCATCTACGCCACGGTGAAGCAAAGCTCCGTGGACATCTACTTCCGGCGGCAGGTGGAGCTTAGCACCATGTACCGCCACATGGAAAAGCACAACTATGAGAGTGCCGCCGAGGCCATCCAGGCAGTGCGTGACAA cAAGCTGCATGCTTTCATCTGGGACTCTGCGGTGCTGGAGTTTGAAGCCTCGCAGAAGTGCGACCTGGTGACCACGGGAGAGCTGTTTTTCCGTTCGGGCTTTGGCATAGGCATGCGCAAGGACAGCCCCTGGAAACAGAATGTGTCCCTGGCCATTCTCAG TTCTCATGAGAACGGCTTCATGGAAGACCTAGATAAAACCTGGGTGAGATACCAGGAGTGTGACTCGAGGAGCAATGCCCCAGCCACACTCACCTTTGAAAACATGGCAG GAGTCTTCATGCTTGTGGCTGGTGGCATAGCGGCAGGGatcttcctcatcttcatcgAAATAGCCTACAAGCGCCATAAAGACGCCCGCAGGAAGCAGATGCAGCTCGCCTTTGCGGCCGTTAACGTTTGGAGGAAGAACCTGCAG gaTAGAAAAAGTGGTAGAGCAGAGCCCGACCCCAAAAAGAAAGCCTCTTTTAGGTCCATCAGTACCACCCTGGCCTCCAGCATCAAGAGACGTAGGTCCTCCAAAGACACG CAGTACCCACCAACTGACATCACGGGACAACTCAATTTGTCCGACCCCTCCGTCAGCACCGTGGTGTAG